Proteins co-encoded in one Streptococcus pyogenes genomic window:
- a CDS encoding Asp23/Gls24 family envelope stress response protein codes for MTTEYIGEIVISPRVLEVITGIATTQVEGVHSLHNKKMADSFNKASLGKGVYLQTEEDGSVTADIYVYLQYGVKVPTVSMNIQKTVKSAVYDMAEVPISAVNIHVEGIVAEKTPKPDLKSLFDEDFLDD; via the coding sequence ATGACAACTGAATATATCGGTGAAATCGTCATTTCACCACGAGTGCTTGAGGTTATTACGGGGATTGCTACGACACAAGTTGAGGGCGTCCACTCACTCCATAACAAGAAAATGGCAGATAGCTTTAACAAAGCAAGTCTTGGTAAAGGGGTTTATCTCCAGACAGAAGAAGATGGAAGTGTTACAGCAGATATTTATGTTTACTTGCAATATGGAGTCAAGGTCCCGACTGTATCTATGAATATTCAAAAAACAGTCAAATCTGCTGTGTACGATATGGCAGAAGTGCCTATTTCTGCAGTTAATATCCATGTTGAAGGTATTGTTGCGGAAAAGACACCAAAACCAGATTTGAAGTCACTTTTTGATGAGGATTTCTTGGATGACTAA
- a CDS encoding M24 family metallopeptidase, with protein sequence MSGFLEQRLGHCLRQMAEKGLEALLVTHLTNSYYLTGFSGTAATVLITAKRRVLITDSRYTLLAKASVEGFDIIESRTPLKVVAELLEADQIDCLGFEDQVSFSFYQAMQAELSGITLLAQSGFVEHLRLIKDASEIDTIAKACSISDKAFEDALDFIKPGTTTERDLANFLDFRMRQYGASGTSFDIIVASGYLSAMPHGRASDKVIQNKESLTMDFGCYYNHYVSDMTRTIHIGQVTDEEREIYALVLAANKALIAKASAGMTYSDFDGIPRQLITEAGYGSRFTHGIGHGIGLDIHENPFFGKSEQLLQAGMVVTDEPGIYLDNKYGVRIEDDLVITKTGCQVLTLAPKELIVL encoded by the coding sequence ATGTCAGGATTTTTAGAACAACGATTAGGTCACTGCCTAAGGCAGATGGCAGAGAAGGGGCTAGAGGCTCTTCTAGTCACCCATTTAACCAATAGTTATTACTTGACAGGTTTTTCTGGAACTGCAGCAACTGTTTTGATAACGGCCAAACGTCGTGTTTTGATCACAGATTCACGTTATACCTTGCTTGCTAAAGCTAGTGTTGAGGGATTTGATATTATCGAAAGCCGCACGCCGCTTAAGGTTGTGGCAGAATTGTTAGAGGCTGATCAAATAGATTGCCTTGGTTTTGAGGACCAGGTATCGTTTTCTTTTTACCAGGCCATGCAAGCAGAACTGTCAGGAATAACCTTGCTTGCTCAGTCAGGTTTTGTGGAGCATTTACGTCTTATTAAGGACGCCTCTGAAATCGATACCATTGCTAAAGCGTGCTCGATCTCAGACAAAGCATTTGAAGATGCTCTTGATTTTATTAAACCAGGGACAACCACTGAACGTGACCTGGCTAATTTTTTAGATTTTCGTATGCGTCAGTATGGTGCCAGCGGCACATCATTTGATATCATTGTAGCTTCAGGCTATCTCTCTGCCATGCCTCATGGACGCGCCAGTGACAAGGTTATCCAGAATAAAGAGAGCTTGACCATGGACTTTGGGTGTTACTACAATCACTATGTTAGTGATATGACGAGGACCATTCATATTGGCCAAGTTACTGATGAAGAACGTGAGATTTATGCTCTTGTTCTTGCTGCTAATAAGGCTTTAATTGCTAAAGCTAGCGCTGGCATGACTTATAGTGACTTTGACGGTATTCCGCGCCAACTCATCACTGAGGCGGGTTATGGCAGTCGCTTCACACATGGCATTGGTCATGGCATCGGGCTTGACATCCATGAGAATCCATTTTTTGGGAAATCTGAGCAACTTCTCCAAGCTGGAATGGTGGTAACAGATGAGCCAGGTATCTATTTGGATAACAAATATGGTGTCCGTATTGAAGATGACTTGGTTATCACAAAAACTGGTTGTCAAGTCTTGACCTTGGCACCCAAAGAATTAATTGTATTGTAA
- a CDS encoding sucrose-6-phosphate hydrolase, with protein sequence MDLPQAIRYRPYKEWSSKDYQAITEKMAQSPWHSQFHVEPKTGLLNDPNGFSYFNGRYHLFYQNWPYGAAHGLKQWVHMTSTDLVHFTETRSRLLPDHAHDSHGAYSGSAYAIDDKLFLFYTGNVRDANWVRTPLQVGAWMDKQGNISKIPQVLIEQPDDVTEHFRDPQLFSYQGQFYAIIGAQGLDGKGKIKLYKAVDNHVDNWRFIADLDFDDSGTEYMIECPNLVFVDDKPVLIFSPQGLAKADLDYQNIYPNTYKIFESFNPETGQLLGGGALQNLDFGFEAYATQAFSSPDGRVLAVSWIGLPDIDYPTDRYDYQGALSLVKELRIKDGILYQTPVSALQNLRGPAELFHNKIDSSNCYELELTIPGQKKLDLLLFADQKGNGLRLKVDTTKGQLSIDRSRAGVQYAQDYGTVRSCQIPQGHVTLNVYVDNSILEIFINQGQKVLTSRVFPTHGQTGIQVVEGQAFGHYYEMRY encoded by the coding sequence ATGGATCTACCACAAGCTATTCGCTACCGCCCTTACAAAGAGTGGAGCTCAAAAGACTACCAAGCTATTACTGAAAAAATGGCCCAATCCCCATGGCACAGCCAATTTCATGTCGAACCTAAGACAGGATTACTCAATGACCCCAATGGGTTTTCTTATTTCAACGGTCGCTACCATCTTTTTTATCAAAACTGGCCTTATGGCGCTGCGCATGGTCTGAAACAATGGGTACACATGACATCCACAGACCTCGTCCATTTTACGGAAACAAGGAGCCGCCTTCTGCCAGACCACGCTCACGATAGTCATGGGGCTTACTCAGGTTCTGCATATGCTATTGATGACAAGCTCTTCCTCTTTTACACTGGTAATGTTCGCGATGCCAATTGGGTCAGAACACCATTACAGGTTGGCGCATGGATGGATAAACAAGGAAATATTTCCAAAATACCACAGGTTTTGATTGAACAGCCCGATGATGTTACAGAACATTTTCGGGATCCTCAGCTTTTTTCTTATCAAGGTCAATTCTATGCTATTATTGGCGCCCAAGGTTTAGATGGCAAAGGAAAAATCAAACTTTACAAAGCTGTGGACAATCATGTGGACAACTGGCGATTTATAGCCGATTTGGACTTTGACGATTCTGGTACGGAATACATGATTGAATGCCCCAACCTTGTGTTTGTCGATGACAAGCCTGTTTTGATTTTCAGCCCACAAGGACTGGCTAAAGCTGATTTAGATTATCAAAATATCTACCCCAATACCTATAAAATTTTTGAAAGCTTCAATCCAGAAACTGGCCAATTGCTGGGTGGAGGGGCCCTTCAAAATCTTGACTTTGGTTTTGAAGCTTATGCCACTCAAGCCTTTAGTAGTCCAGATGGCAGGGTTCTAGCCGTGTCTTGGATTGGGTTACCAGATATTGATTATCCGACAGATCGTTATGACTATCAAGGAGCTCTTAGTTTAGTGAAAGAATTAAGGATTAAAGACGGAATTCTCTATCAAACACCTGTTTCAGCCCTACAAAATCTTCGAGGGCCAGCAGAATTATTTCATAATAAAATAGACAGTTCTAACTGTTATGAATTGGAATTGACGATTCCAGGCCAAAAAAAGCTTGACCTGCTCCTATTTGCCGACCAAAAAGGGAATGGCCTAAGATTGAAAGTGGATACAACAAAAGGACAGTTAAGCATTGACCGAAGTCGGGCAGGGGTTCAATATGCCCAAGACTATGGTACGGTGCGCTCTTGCCAAATCCCACAAGGCCATGTTACACTTAATGTCTATGTGGACAATTCCATTCTTGAAATCTTTATTAACCAAGGGCAAAAAGTCCTAACTAGTCGGGTTTTCCCAACCCACGGACAAACAGGTATCCAAGTAGTAGAAGGACAAGCTTTTGGACATTATTATGAAATGAGGTATTAG
- a CDS encoding endo-beta-N-acetylglucosaminidase family protein: protein MDKHLLVKRTLGCVCAATLMGAALATHHDSLNTVKAEEKTVQVQKGLPSIDSLHYLSENSKKEFKEELSKAGQESQKVKEILAKAQQADKQAQELAKMKIPEKIPMKPLHGPLYGGYFRTWHDKTSDPTEKDKVNSMGELPKEVDLAFIFHDWTKDYSLFWKELATKHVPKLNKQGTRVIRTIPWRFLAGGDNSGIAEDTSKYPNTPEGNKALAKAIVDEYVYKYNLDGLDVDVEHDSIPKVDKKEDTAGVERSIQVFEEIGKLIGPKGVDKSRLFIMDSTYMADKNPLIERGAPYINLLLVQVYGSQGEKGGWEPVSNRPEKTMEERWQGYSKYIRPEQYMIGFSFYEENAQEGNLWYDINSRKDEDKANGINTDITGTRAERYARWQPKTGGVKGGIFSYAIDRDGVAHQPKKYAKQKEFKDATDNIFHSDYSVSKALKTVMLKDKSYDLIDEKDFPDKALREAVMAQVGTRKGDLERFNGTLRLDNPAIQSLEGLNKFKKLAQLDLIGLSRITKLDRSVLPANMKPGKDTLETVLETYKKDNKEEPATIPPVSLKVSGLTGLKELDLSGFDRETLAGLDAATLTSLEKVDISGNKLDLAPGTENRQIFDTMLSTISNHVGSNEQTVKFDKQKPTGHYPDTYGKTSLRLPVANEKVDLQSQLLFGTVTNQGTLINSEADYKAYQNHKIAGRSFVDSNYHYNNFKVSYENYTVKVTDSTLGTTTDKTLATDKEETYKVDFFSPADKTKAVHTAKVIVGDEKTMMVNLAEGATVIGGSADPVNARKVFDGQLGSETDNISLGWDSKQSIIFKLKEDGLIKHWRFFNDSARNPETTNKPIQEASLQIFNIKDYNLDNLLENPNKFDDEKYWITVDTYSAQGERATAFSNTLNNITSKYWRVVFDTKGDRYSSPVVPELQILGYPLPNADTIMKTVTTAKELSQQKDKFSQKMLDELKIKEMALETSLNSKIFDVTAINANAGVLKDCIEKRQLLKK, encoded by the coding sequence ATGGATAAACATTTGTTGGTAAAAAGAACACTAGGGTGTGTTTGTGCTGCAACGTTGATGGGAGCTGCCTTAGCGACCCACCATGATTCACTCAATACTGTAAAAGCGGAGGAGAAGACTGTTCAGGTTCAGAAAGGATTACCTTCTATCGATAGCTTGCATTATCTGTCAGAGAATAGCAAAAAAGAATTTAAAGAAGAACTCTCAAAAGCGGGGCAAGAATCTCAAAAGGTCAAAGAGATATTAGCAAAAGCTCAGCAGGCAGATAAACAAGCTCAAGAACTTGCCAAAATGAAAATTCCTGAGAAAATACCGATGAAACCGTTACATGGTCCTCTCTACGGTGGTTACTTTAGAACTTGGCATGACAAAACATCAGATCCAACAGAAAAAGACAAAGTTAACTCGATGGGAGAGCTTCCTAAAGAAGTAGATCTAGCCTTTATTTTCCACGATTGGACAAAAGATTATAGCCTTTTTTGGAAAGAATTGGCCACCAAACATGTGCCAAAGTTAAACAAGCAAGGGACACGTGTCATTCGTACCATTCCATGGCGTTTCCTAGCTGGGGGTGATAACAGTGGTATTGCAGAAGATACCAGTAAATACCCAAATACACCAGAGGGAAATAAAGCTTTAGCCAAAGCTATTGTTGATGAATATGTTTATAAATACAACCTTGATGGCTTAGATGTGGATGTTGAACATGATAGTATTCCAAAAGTTGACAAAAAAGAAGATACAGCAGGCGTAGAACGCTCTATTCAAGTGTTTGAAGAAATTGGGAAATTAATTGGACCAAAAGGTGTTGATAAATCGCGGTTATTTATTATGGATAGCACCTACATGGCTGATAAAAACCCATTGATTGAGCGAGGAGCTCCTTATATTAATTTATTACTGGTACAGGTCTATGGTTCACAAGGAGAGAAAGGTGGTTGGGAGCCTGTTTCTAATCGACCTGAAAAAACAATGGAAGAACGATGGCAAGGTTATAGCAAGTATATTCGTCCTGAACAATACATGATTGGTTTTTCTTTCTATGAGGAAAATGCTCAAGAAGGGAATCTTTGGTATGATATTAATTCTCGCAAGGACGAGGACAAAGCAAATGGAATTAACACTGACATAACTGGAACGCGTGCCGAACGGTATGCAAGGTGGCAACCTAAGACAGGTGGGGTTAAGGGAGGTATCTTCTCCTACGCTATTGACCGAGATGGTGTAGCTCATCAACCTAAAAAATATGCTAAACAGAAAGAGTTTAAGGACGCAACTGATAACATCTTCCACTCAGATTATAGTGTCTCCAAGGCATTAAAGACAGTTATGCTAAAAGATAAGTCGTATGATCTGATTGATGAGAAAGATTTCCCAGATAAGGCTTTGCGAGAAGCTGTGATGGCGCAGGTTGGAACCAGAAAAGGTGATTTGGAACGTTTCAATGGCACATTACGATTGGATAATCCAGCGATTCAAAGTTTAGAAGGTCTAAATAAATTTAAAAAATTAGCTCAATTAGACTTGATTGGCTTATCTCGCATTACAAAGCTCGACCGTTCTGTTTTACCCGCTAATATGAAGCCAGGCAAAGATACCTTGGAAACAGTTCTTGAAACCTATAAAAAGGATAACAAAGAAGAACCTGCTACTATCCCACCAGTATCTTTGAAGGTTTCTGGTTTAACTGGTCTGAAAGAATTAGATTTGTCAGGTTTTGACCGTGAAACCTTGGCTGGTCTTGATGCCGCTACTCTAACGTCTTTAGAAAAAGTTGATATTTCTGGCAACAAACTTGATTTGGCTCCAGGAACAGAAAATCGACAAATTTTTGATACTATGCTATCAACTATCAGCAATCATGTTGGAAGCAATGAACAAACAGTGAAATTTGACAAGCAAAAACCAACTGGGCATTACCCAGATACCTATGGGAAAACTAGTCTGCGCTTACCAGTGGCAAATGAAAAAGTTGATTTGCAAAGCCAGCTTTTGTTTGGGACTGTGACAAATCAAGGAACCCTAATCAATAGCGAAGCAGACTATAAGGCTTACCAAAATCATAAAATTGCTGGACGTAGCTTTGTTGATTCAAACTATCATTACAATAACTTTAAAGTTTCTTATGAGAACTATACCGTTAAAGTAACTGATTCCACATTGGGAACCACTACTGACAAAACGCTAGCAACTGATAAAGAAGAGACCTATAAGGTTGACTTCTTTAGCCCAGCAGATAAGACAAAAGCTGTTCATACTGCTAAAGTGATTGTTGGTGACGAAAAAACCATGATGGTTAATTTGGCAGAAGGCGCAACAGTTATTGGAGGAAGTGCTGATCCTGTAAATGCAAGAAAGGTATTTGATGGGCAACTGGGCAGTGAGACTGATAATATCTCTTTAGGATGGGATTCTAAGCAAAGTATTATATTTAAATTGAAAGAAGATGGATTAATAAAGCATTGGCGTTTCTTCAATGATTCAGCCCGAAATCCTGAGACAACCAATAAACCTATTCAGGAAGCAAGTCTACAAATTTTTAATATCAAAGATTATAATCTAGATAATTTGTTGGAAAATCCCAATAAATTTGATGATGAAAAATATTGGATTACTGTAGATACTTACAGTGCACAAGGAGAGAGAGCTACTGCATTCAGTAATACATTAAATAATATTACTAGTAAATATTGGCGAGTTGTCTTTGATACTAAAGGAGATAGATATAGTTCGCCAGTAGTCCCTGAACTCCAAATTTTAGGTTATCCGTTACCTAACGCCGACACTATCATGAAAACAGTAACTACTGCTAAAGAGTTATCTCAACAAAAAGATAAGTTTTCTCAAAAGATGCTTGATGAGTTAAAAATAAAAGAGATGGCTTTAGAAACTTCTTTGAACAGTAAGATTTTTGATGTAACTGCTATTAATGCTAATGCTGGAGTTTTGAAAGATTGTATTGAGAAAAGGCAGCTGCTAAAAAAATAA
- a CDS encoding sucrose-specific PTS transporter subunit IIBC: MDNRQIAAEVIEALGGRENVRSVAHCATRLRVMVYDEGKIDKEKAEAIDKVKGAFFNSGQYQMIFGTGTVNNIYDEVVALGLPTSSTSEQKAEAGKHGNIFQRAIRTFGDVFVPIIPAIVATGLFMGVRGLVTQPAIMDLFGVHEYGENFLMYTRILTDTAFVYLPALVAWSAFRVFGGNPIIGIVLGLMLVSNELPNAWVVASGGDVKPLTFFGFVPVVGYQGTVLPAFFVGLVGAKLEKWLHKKVPEALDLLVTPFLTFAIMSTLGLFVIGPVFHSLENLVLAGTQAVLHLPFGIAGLIVGGIQQLIVVTGIHHIFNFLEAQLIANTGKDPFNAYLTAATAAQAGATLAVAVKTKSTKLKGLAFPSTLSALLGITEPAIFGVNLRYPKVFVSGLIGGALGGWVAGLFGIAGTGFGITVLPGTLLYLNGQLLQYLVTMLVGLGVAFAIAYTWGYQDRETLPLPAVEVDQTADQPALAEETLYSPLNGTVVDLSAVSDPVFSSGAMGQGLAIKPEDNTLYSPVDGKVEIVFETGHAYAITSSQGAEVLLHIGIDTVSMAGDGFESLVAVGQAVKKGDLLGHFDPSKIAEAGLDDTTMMIVTNSADYQSVDILAQGHVLIGDQVALIK, translated from the coding sequence ATGGATAATCGTCAGATTGCAGCTGAAGTGATTGAGGCTTTAGGTGGCCGAGAAAATGTGAGAAGTGTTGCCCACTGTGCAACTCGCCTTCGCGTGATGGTTTATGATGAAGGAAAGATTGATAAGGAAAAAGCAGAAGCTATTGACAAGGTTAAAGGAGCTTTCTTTAACTCTGGTCAATATCAGATGATTTTTGGAACTGGTACCGTTAATAACATTTATGACGAAGTTGTTGCTCTTGGTTTACCCACGTCATCAACCAGTGAGCAAAAGGCAGAAGCAGGCAAACATGGCAATATCTTCCAACGGGCGATTCGTACGTTTGGAGATGTCTTTGTTCCCATTATTCCAGCTATTGTAGCAACGGGTCTCTTTATGGGGGTTCGTGGTTTGGTGACCCAGCCAGCTATTATGGATTTATTTGGGGTGCATGAGTACGGGGAAAATTTTCTCATGTACACTCGTATTCTAACGGATACAGCCTTTGTCTACTTGCCAGCTTTGGTGGCTTGGTCAGCCTTTAGGGTCTTTGGGGGTAATCCTATTATCGGTATTGTTTTAGGATTGATGCTGGTTTCCAATGAGTTGCCTAATGCTTGGGTAGTTGCCTCTGGTGGAGATGTTAAGCCGCTAACCTTCTTTGGATTTGTTCCTGTTGTTGGTTATCAAGGTACCGTTTTACCCGCCTTCTTTGTTGGTCTGGTAGGAGCTAAGTTGGAGAAATGGTTGCACAAAAAGGTTCCAGAAGCTTTGGACTTATTGGTCACACCGTTTTTAACGTTTGCTATTATGAGTACCTTGGGACTATTTGTGATTGGACCAGTTTTCCATTCTCTTGAAAACCTTGTTCTGGCTGGGACACAGGCCGTCTTGCATTTGCCGTTTGGCATTGCAGGCTTGATTGTTGGGGGAATCCAACAATTAATCGTAGTGACTGGTATTCACCATATCTTTAACTTCCTAGAAGCGCAGCTGATTGCCAATACCGGAAAAGATCCTTTCAATGCTTACCTAACAGCAGCAACAGCTGCTCAAGCTGGAGCTACCTTAGCTGTTGCTGTTAAAACCAAATCAACAAAACTAAAAGGTCTGGCCTTTCCATCAACCTTGTCAGCTCTTTTAGGGATTACTGAACCAGCTATTTTTGGGGTCAACCTCCGTTATCCAAAAGTCTTTGTTTCAGGTCTTATTGGTGGTGCCTTAGGTGGTTGGGTCGCTGGGCTCTTTGGCATTGCAGGAACTGGTTTTGGGATTACGGTCTTACCAGGAACTCTCCTTTACTTGAATGGCCAATTATTACAATACCTTGTGACTATGCTTGTCGGTCTTGGGGTAGCCTTTGCAATTGCTTATACTTGGGGTTATCAAGATAGAGAAACCCTTCCGTTACCAGCTGTCGAAGTTGATCAAACGGCTGATCAGCCAGCCTTAGCAGAGGAAACTTTATATAGTCCTTTGAATGGAACAGTTGTAGACTTATCTGCGGTTTCAGACCCTGTTTTTTCATCAGGTGCTATGGGTCAAGGCTTAGCAATTAAGCCAGAAGATAATACCCTATACTCACCAGTTGATGGTAAAGTTGAAATTGTCTTTGAAACAGGTCATGCCTATGCTATAACGTCAAGTCAAGGAGCAGAAGTGTTACTTCATATTGGTATTGATACCGTGTCGATGGCAGGAGATGGCTTTGAATCTCTTGTAGCAGTAGGTCAGGCGGTTAAAAAAGGTGATCTTCTTGGACACTTTGATCCTAGCAAGATTGCAGAAGCTGGACTAGATGACACCACCATGATGATTGTGACCAATAGCGCTGACTATCAAAGCGTGGACATTCTTGCTCAAGGACATGTTTTGATTGGTGATCAAGTGGCACTTATCAAATAA
- a CDS encoding LacI family DNA-binding transcriptional regulator: MVAKLTDVAALAGVSPTTVSRVINKKGYLSQKTVNKVNKAMRELGYKPNNLARSLQGKSTQLIGLIFPNISNIFYAELIEHLEIELFKQGYKTIICNSEHNPVKEREYLEMLAANQVDGIISSSHNLGIEDYERVEAPIVAFDRNLAPNIPVISSDNFEGGKLAAQTLQKHGCQNIVMITGNDNSDSPTGLRQLGFNYQLKRSAEIIKLPNNLSPVRREMEIKSILATRKPDGLFVSDDLTAILIMKVAKQLHITIPEDMKVIGYDGTTFIQQYVPQLATIRQPIDEIAKLSVEILIKKIKKEKTSKDYILPITLLPGASI; this comes from the coding sequence GTGGTCGCAAAATTAACAGACGTGGCAGCCTTGGCGGGTGTCAGTCCAACAACTGTTTCGCGAGTAATCAACAAAAAAGGCTACCTTTCCCAAAAAACAGTGAATAAGGTGAATAAGGCCATGCGTGAATTGGGCTACAAGCCTAACAATCTCGCTAGAAGTTTGCAAGGTAAATCAACCCAACTCATTGGGCTTATCTTCCCCAACATTAGCAATATCTTTTACGCTGAATTAATTGAACATTTGGAAATTGAATTGTTTAAACAGGGCTACAAAACTATTATTTGCAATAGTGAACATAATCCCGTCAAAGAACGCGAATATTTAGAAATGCTTGCGGCCAATCAAGTGGACGGCATTATTTCTTCCAGTCATAATTTGGGAATTGAGGATTATGAGCGTGTCGAAGCTCCTATTGTAGCTTTTGACCGTAATCTAGCGCCAAATATCCCGGTTATTTCTTCAGATAATTTTGAAGGTGGTAAATTAGCCGCACAAACTTTGCAAAAACACGGTTGCCAAAACATTGTCATGATTACAGGTAATGACAATTCTGATTCGCCCACAGGGTTGCGCCAGCTAGGGTTTAACTACCAGCTCAAACGAAGTGCAGAAATCATCAAATTACCAAATAACCTATCTCCTGTTAGACGCGAAATGGAAATTAAATCCATTTTGGCAACCCGAAAACCTGATGGCCTTTTCGTTTCTGATGATTTAACTGCTATCCTCATTATGAAAGTAGCCAAACAACTTCACATTACTATTCCAGAGGATATGAAAGTCATAGGTTATGATGGAACGACATTTATCCAGCAATATGTTCCTCAATTAGCGACCATTCGTCAACCTATTGATGAGATTGCTAAATTGAGTGTCGAAATACTCATCAAAAAAATTAAAAAAGAAAAAACCAGTAAAGACTATATTTTACCGATTACGCTACTTCCAGGAGCAAGTATTTAA
- the efp gene encoding elongation factor P: MIEASKLKAGMTFEAEGKLIRVLEASHHKPGKGNTIMRMKLRDVRTGSTFDTTYRPDEKFEQAIIETVPAQYLYKMDDTAYFMNTDTYDQYEIPVANVEQELLYILENSDVKIQFYGSEVIGVTVPTTVELTVAETQPSIKGATVTGSGKPATLETGLVVNVPDFIEAGQKLIINTAEGTYVSRA; the protein is encoded by the coding sequence ATGATTGAAGCAAGTAAGCTTAAAGCAGGTATGACATTTGAAGCAGAAGGAAAATTAATCCGTGTCCTTGAAGCTAGCCACCACAAACCAGGTAAAGGAAACACTATCATGCGTATGAAACTACGTGATGTGCGTACAGGTTCTACTTTTGACACAACTTACCGCCCAGATGAAAAATTTGAGCAAGCCATCATTGAAACTGTCCCAGCACAATACCTATACAAAATGGATGACACTGCTTACTTCATGAACACTGACACTTATGATCAGTACGAAATTCCAGTTGCTAACGTTGAGCAAGAATTGCTTTACATTCTTGAAAACTCAGACGTGAAAATCCAATTTTATGGAAGTGAAGTGATTGGGGTAACGGTTCCAACAACTGTTGAATTGACCGTTGCGGAAACACAACCATCTATTAAAGGAGCGACAGTGACGGGTTCAGGGAAACCTGCAACTCTTGAGACAGGACTTGTTGTTAACGTTCCAGACTTTATCGAAGCTGGCCAAAAACTAATCATTAACACTGCAGAAGGTACTTACGTTTCTCGTGCTTAA
- a CDS encoding deoxycytidylate deaminase, with the protein MTNRLSWQDYFMANAELISKRSTCDRAFVGAVLVKDNRIIATGYNGGVSATDNCNEAGHYMEDGHCIRTVHAEMNALIQCAKEGISTDGTEIYVTHFPCINCTKALLQAGITKITYKAHYRPHPFAIELMEKKGVAYVQHDVPQIVLGGDKEQ; encoded by the coding sequence ATGACAAATCGTTTATCATGGCAAGACTATTTTATGGCCAATGCAGAGCTGATTTCCAAGCGCTCTACCTGTGATCGCGCCTTTGTGGGAGCTGTTTTGGTAAAGGATAACCGCATTATTGCCACAGGTTACAATGGCGGAGTTTCTGCTACGGATAACTGCAACGAAGCGGGTCATTATATGGAAGACGGACATTGTATTCGCACTGTTCATGCTGAAATGAATGCTTTGATTCAATGTGCGAAAGAAGGAATTTCAACGGACGGAACTGAAATTTACGTGACTCATTTTCCTTGTATTAACTGCACTAAGGCGCTTTTGCAGGCGGGGATTACAAAGATTACCTATAAAGCACATTACCGTCCGCACCCCTTTGCCATTGAACTGATGGAGAAAAAAGGGGTTGCCTATGTGCAACATGATGTGCCTCAAATTGTTTTAGGAGGCGATAAGGAACAATAG
- the nusB gene encoding transcription antitermination factor NusB → MTNSFQNSRRDLRERAFQALFNIEMGAELLAASQFAYGYDKVTGEDAQVLELPIFLLSLVTGVNNHKEELDNLISTHLKKGWSLERLTLTDKTLLRLGLFEIKYFDETPDRVALNEIIEVAKKYSDETSAKFINGLLSQYVSGAPSANKS, encoded by the coding sequence ATGACTAACAGCTTTCAAAATTCAAGAAGAGATTTGCGTGAACGTGCCTTTCAGGCTTTATTTAACATAGAGATGGGAGCTGAGTTATTGGCAGCTTCTCAGTTTGCCTATGGTTATGATAAAGTAACAGGGGAGGACGCTCAAGTATTGGAGCTGCCGATTTTTTTATTAAGTCTTGTGACGGGTGTCAATAATCATAAAGAAGAGTTGGATAACTTGATATCAACTCATTTGAAAAAAGGTTGGTCGTTAGAACGCTTGACACTAACAGACAAAACGTTATTACGACTAGGTCTTTTTGAAATCAAGTATTTTGACGAAACACCAGATCGTGTTGCACTAAACGAAATCATTGAAGTAGCTAAAAAATATTCTGATGAAACCTCTGCTAAATTTATTAATGGCTTACTTAGCCAATATGTCTCGGGAGCTCCTTCAGCAAATAAATCATAA